In one Carettochelys insculpta isolate YL-2023 chromosome 6, ASM3395843v1, whole genome shotgun sequence genomic region, the following are encoded:
- the KLHL28 gene encoding kelch-like protein 28 isoform X3, producing the protein MTQMDQSSPAYMLANLTHLHSEQLLQGLNLLRQHHELCDIILRVGDVKIHAHKVVLASISPYFKAMFTGNLSEKENTEVEFQCIDEAALQAIVEYAYTGTVFISQDTVESLLPAANLLQIKLVLKECCTFLESQLDPGNCIGISRFAETYGCHDLYLAANKYICQHFEDVCQTEEFFELTHAELDEIVSNDCLNVVTEETVFYALESWIKYDVQERQKYLSQLLHCVRLPLLSVKFLTRLYEANHLIRDDHTCKHLLNEALKYHFMPEHRLSHQTVLMTRPRCAPKVLCAVGGKAGLFACLESVEMYFPQKDSWIGLAPLSIPRYEFGICVLDQKIYVVGGIATHMCQGINYRKHENSVECWDPDTNTWTSLERMNESRSTLGVAVLAGELYALGGYDGQSYLQSVEKYIPKVKEWQPVAPMSKTRSCFAAAVLDGMIYAIGGYGPAHMNSGSRRAGHLSSKGKLAKASLKAAR; encoded by the exons ATGACTCAG ATGGACCAGTCATCTCCAGCCTACATGCTTGCCAACTTAACCCACTTACATTCTGAACAGCTTTTGCAGGGCTTGAACCTCCTTCGCCAACATCACGAGCTGTGTGACATTATCCTTAGAGTTGGCGATGTCAAGATCCATGCACATAAAGTGGTGCTTGCTAGCATCAGCCCATATTTCAAAGCCATGTTCACTGGAAATCTTTCGGAGAAGGAGAACACCGAGGTGGAGTTCCAGTGCATTGATGAGGCTGCACTGCAGGCCATAGTGGAGTATGCATACACAGGGACTGTATTCATCTCACAGGACACTGTAGAGTCACTTCTTCCAGCTGCAAATCTTCTTCAGATCAAACTTGTTCTAAAGGAATGTTGCACCTTTCTTGAAAGCCAGTTAGACCCTGGCAACTGCATTGGAATTTCTCGTTTTGCAGAGACCTATGGCTGCCATGATCTGTACCTGGCTGCTAACAAATACATTTGTCAGCATTTTGAAGATGTTTGTCAGACTGAAGAATTTTTTGAGCTTACACATGCTGAATTAGATGAAATTGTGTCAAATGACTGTTTGAATGTTGTCACAGAAGAGACAGTTTTTTATGCACTGGAGTCTTGGATCAAGTACGATGTGCAGGAACGACAGAAATACTTATCACAGCTGCTACACTGTGTTCGGTTGCCACTGTTGAGTGTTAAGTTTCTTACTAGGTTGTATGAAGCAAACCATCTTATTCGTGATGACCATACATGTAAACATCTACtgaatgaagccctgaaataccaCTTTATGCCTGAGCACAGACTTTCCCACCAGACTGTGTTGATGACACGACCACGGTGTGCTCCTAAAGTACTTTGTGCTGTTGGAGGAAAAGCTGGACTGTTTGCTTGTTTGGAAAG TGTTGAGATGTATTTTCCTCAGAAAGACTCCTGGATAGGTCTGGCACCTCTTAGCATTCCTCGCTATGAATTTGGAATATGTGTCCTGGACCAGAAGATATATGTTGTAGGAGGGATTGCAACCCACATGTGTCAAGGCATCAATTACCGAAAACATGAGAATTCAGTGGAATGCTGGGATCCTGATACAAATACCTGGACATCTCTAGAAAGAATGAATGAGAGCCGAAGTACTCTTGGAGTAGCAGTTCTAGCAGGAGAACTGTATGCCTTAGGTGGCTATGATGGGCAATCTTATTTGCAGTCAGTAGAGAAATACATTCCAAAGGTTAAGGAATGGCAGCCAGTGGCGCCAATGAGTAAAACAAGAAgttgttttgctgctgctgtcttgGATGGAATGATATATGCCATTGGTGGTTATGGTCCTGCCCATATGAACAG TGGCAGCAGAAGAGCTGGGCACCTCTCCTCAAAAGGCAAGCTTGCAAAAGCCTCCCTTAAAGCAGCACGATAA